From the genome of Labeo rohita strain BAU-BD-2019 unplaced genomic scaffold, IGBB_LRoh.1.0 scaffold_794, whole genome shotgun sequence:
ACTTCACTCTTCTTGTCGGTCAGCTCGTCACTCTGCTCGCagataaataaaatctgatctGCGATTCGACTGTTGTTCGGCACTCTGCATTGAGCAGCTGCgttcaattttatttgtattgtcaattattactataaaaatcaAAACGACGGTGGTGGGCGGTGTTCTCTGCATTAggtcacgttttttttttttttttttttttttttggactcttTGTACGGCAGTCATTgttaattctaaatgtattttaatgtagaatatgttacataaattatattacataaatactTAAATGGATTTCCCCTGCTCAGGGAGTAGGGAACAATGAGTAATGTGTAGTTACCATGTCAATCGGAACACAATCATTCacagtgtttattttgttttatttttaatgacaggACGTGATTGCTGCTGTACTGTGAATCTCAAGCACACCTGCATTCTTATCAtgggtttgtattctgttttattaacagttttatttaacattagtgttcaatattgaaaagaaaatagTCATTGAGTTATTTATTCTGTTGATGTTTACAACAATGTGAAGTTGTTTGCTGAACACACCTTCAAAGGTGTTCAAAGCTGCTTGTCGTTATGTATATGCcaattttgtaatgtctttttatttaagGTGATGGGCAGTTCAAGATTGCTGTCGTTCAAGAAGTTAGTGACCACATCTCCTCTACAGTTGCGGTTGTAAGCTACAAAATACCCAGAGTATGCGGCACTTACGCTGGAAttcatacagaagtaagcaacacGTATGTTATGAAATGAGTATAAAGCATTtggttgtgttgctgtttatttagttgaaaaCAATGAAGTATACTGTAGGACATATTTGATCTGACAAGCTTATATGACAGATGCAAATGGAGACCATTGGAAAAGTAAGTTAAGCAATTTAATGAACTTCAAATACTGTATGACTGCTTTTCCATCTCCAACCTGCATATTACTCTGTAGTccagttttattcatttcatttttttacttttttcacttttgaCTTTTATTGTGCAAGACTGCCCTTGGGTAATTTTTGGTTGTTATGTGCACATCACAGATATATCTACAGATAAAACAAGAGCTAGACTTTGGACATACTGGTACACCCACATGAAAATGAGGACTTGGCACAAACATACACATgctcacacacatttttttttttcttaacatcCATATAGGGTAATGTTTGACCTCTGAGTACTTTGATTGGATGCCCAGTACATGTTGCTGTATGAATCTGTAGTATAAATATGACCTATCTTTCTTAATAAGCTGAGCATTCACCAAGGATCCCGCACTGCGACTGGTCTACACCACAGCTGATGACTGCTAGCATCGAGACCATCCGAAAACAGCTGTTAATTACTGAAAAGCCTCCAGGCAAAAAAGACAACTGTACAAGTATTCATTTACCCAGAACAACAAGGTAAGAACTTTAGAAATTTCCTCAGCAATTATAAGATATACATGAAATTTGTCTTGATGGAAATGGAAGAGAAAGTACAGACTTTAACAGAAAGACAAAGATGCTGACTGTGTACAAAAACATGCACAGCTGGGTTAAagtaaactaactaaaatatgGGCAAGTAAAAACGAACTGCTTCTTAATGTCAAATGTCAGTAGAAGGTGTTTTGATGTTTGTGTTGTTCACCAGGTCATGGAGATTTCATCAGTCTGCTGTGATTCTGCTGCTGGTCTTGGCTGCTTCTTTCACTGCTCATGGTCAACCAGAAGATATAAAACCCAGATATGAAAAATTCCTCAATCAGCATTTGGGTCCTGATATGACTGAGAAAAAGTGTGACAGTGAAATCAAACATAGAAAAATCTCTGACTCTAAAACACCAAATGGCTGCAAAGAAGTTAACACTTTcataaaagcaaataaacatcaaattaatgcagtttGTGATAAAGGAGGTACTCCACAGTCCAATGGTATGATTAAGAGCAACCAGCCTTTTCCTGTGATCACGTGCAAATTGAAAAGTAGTGAGAATAAACGAAAATGTGAATATAGAGGGAATAAGTCCACTCGTTATATTGTTGTGAAGTGTGAAAAAGGCTGGCCTGTACATTATGACGAAGGCATAGTTAATGTGACAGGGTGAATAGAGACTTACAAAGCATAACGATATTTTACCAATAATTtgttcacttcttttttttctgtctgtctttgtttttcaactgcaaaataaataaataaataaataaataaataaataataataataataaaaaataaataaattcagtggcTTATAACTAGTTCTTTACAAATCTTCTAAATATGGCAACCACAGTCTGACAGCTGTGAACATGAACACTGTGCCAATAGATatattcatgtattttaaataatagcaTTTTTGGTTGTGCTTTAACAAGCTGTATATATTTGAAGAACAGCACACAAGTCCCCCTGaagttaaaagaaaatgtaccCCTCTGTTATTATGAGACTGTAGGAAGGATAATATCTTAACTGACTCTCATTTCATGGTCCACCAGTCTGTTAAGTAAACTTGTAGTCAAGACCGCCTAAACCGAGACCAAGACACTACCAAGACCAGAAGGTATCGAGACCAAGACAAGACCAAGACCAAGACCAAGACAGACCATGTCAAGACCAAGACCAAGTCGAGACCAAGACCGATACCAAGTCGAGaccggagaaaaaaaaacagactagtGTTGAAGCTACGCAATAACTTGTATGAACAGCAGCATACTAGGGTTCAGCCGCAGTTTACATTCAATACATATTAGACGGTATTACTTCAACTACAGGCAGAGCAATACAGAGACAGACCATGTCATGTGTGTGACTGAGCtcactgtaaatgttttttcagactGGGTGAGACCAACTATGTGTAGCAATTGTATGACggctagggctgggcgataaaacGATAACGATATGTATCGCGATAAACACGTGATcgatatcaataaaaaatgtgttggaTAAAAcgtttgatattttttattcttctgtgTCGGAAGAAAACAGAGGTTGCGAAGCAAGTTTGGTTGCATTAACAAAGGCACTCGCTCTCTGGTAACCTAGCAACGTAGGGAGTGACACGCTAACAGCCAATCATGTAACAGTATCAACTTTCGTTGCGCCATATCGTTGTCTCGTGCTGGTCTGCTGGATTCCTCTTCATAAGCAGAAAATGAGTGCCGCAGCGAGCGaggaaattttaaataaaagaggaAAAGTCAGCTCGCCAGTATGGCAGTTTTTTGGATATTATAAGTCTGACCGTAGTCAGACCAATGTCGTCTGCAAATTATGCAAGACCGTCGTCCCCGCCAAGACTGGTAATACCACGAACTTGATGTACCACCTTAGCCGCGCTCACCAAGAATTTTGACCGATTAACACAATcagttaaacggtttaaaaggtcttttttcagttatttatcaaaatattttaaaacgttttttggatggttaaagtaaaatgaaattgcatttttgagagaaaaaagataaatcgcgtaggcctataacgttaagtcgtattttattattacattcagaaagaCACCAGGTCGCgaaatatttacagtacactataaacataggctaggctattttagttcccctcactccacaaaaataatttcaatttaacagtatttagaaaagaacaaaaatgaaaaatataagaagctagGGGAAACGAAACCATTTAGggtaaagcgaaactgaaacaAACATTGGGTCTCTCACACGACACAAATCCAATGTCTCTGTATTCAggatgtatttgaatgctaaaatattatttattatgtaaacccgGTTTTGTACTTCTCGCATTACAAtatccacattaaaaaaaaatgtttggaataatatcacggcagtacgttgataacgattaagcagtgtgatttttttttttttttttttcccatatgtttggctgattgtgtgtgcgcgtgcggcgccggcgcaatcactttatttttttccttctaacagGGGAAACAACTCTTTACAGATAATCGAAACTGTAAACGGTttgctgtttgtaaaataaagaaaaataggatgcCGCTTTCAGCCGTCTTCCTTTTGCGCAGCACAAAAATGTACCAAAACTCTGCATGCTAGCTACttgttgcactttttttgtttgtttgtttgttttattaagtaaaaatatttatcgtGTAGGcctatttattcattatatataaatatagcctagctttataatgtttttctccattcgCAGAAGCGCTGCATGTGATGCGACGTGtccatgtgaatcctcatgttctgttgtttgctgctttttgcgcatgtaaaattaatccgggaaaacaaatgttggtaTTTTAACGAgtcacagacacttatcctttctaaaataattaaattctaattttaaaaaatcttgtcggttaacggttaataatcggttaacacgccgtgtttttttttttttttttttttttttttgagcgtGTAGTACTGCTAAATCCCCGACCACTATGACGGTCTGAGACAGCGAGACTTGACAAGACCGAGAGGTCCGAGACCAAGACAAGACCAAGACCAAAGACCGTCAAGGCCGTGACAAGACCGAGACCACGTAAAAGTGGTCTCGAGACCGGTCTCGGAGACATACATCACTACTGTTAAGTAcacattatgttaaaaatacatgttttctttaatttaactttaatgtTATACTCTTCAGAGATCTGCACTTCTTCATACATGTCTGTGTAACTGTCCTCTGTAATAACTTATtgagcattaaaaataataataatgggaGTAGTGAATGTACAAAAACAAACGAGGATAAAAATTTGTATCCACCTGTCTCTAATCCTCAATAAATCCTCTCTACTACCATTAAACTCTTCTGTTTGACTTCTTGTATCTCAGCAACACCAGTTTGAAGATAAACATCCATGAACTTAATTCTTCTGTCtttataatttatgaaaataattcatAGACATTGCTATCAAATGTAG
Proteins encoded in this window:
- the LOC127161991 gene encoding ribonuclease-like 3; translated protein: MRHLRWNSYRTEHSPRIPHCDWSTPQLMTASIETIRKQLLITEKPPGKKDNCTSIHLPRTTRSWRFHQSAVILLLVLAASFTAHGQPEDIKPRYEKFLNQHLGPDMTEKKCDSEIKHRKISDSKTPNGCKEVNTFIKANKHQINAVCDKGGTPQSNGMIKSNQPFPVITCKLKSSENKRKCEYRGNKSTRYIVVKCEKGWPVHYDEGIVNVTG